In Castanea sativa cultivar Marrone di Chiusa Pesio chromosome 6, ASM4071231v1, a single window of DNA contains:
- the LOC142640701 gene encoding G-type lectin S-receptor-like serine/threonine-protein kinase At4g27290 isoform X1: MEAFTYLFVFAIIWSFLNPSNTLDTITPIQSIRDGDTLVSASRRFQLGFFSPGNSKGRYVGIWYTKSSGTVVWVANRDTPLNDHSGVLKVTNGVVILLNSTNSVAWSSNTSRTSENPVLELLDNGNLVVKDEKVDGPVNYLWQSFDYPCNTFLPEMKLGKNLVTGLDRFITSWKSTDDPAQGEFSIRLDLRGLPQVVVMQGDTVKVRAGSWDGLRLNGYGLTPNPLFEYGFHFNESEVYYEYKMRNSSVFSRYILNPSGIVQRFTWLDRTNRWELFSTTPADQCENYAFCGAYASCNIGNTPVCACLEGFLPKSPKAWDSVDWSDGCVRKTPLNCSDGPDGDGFRKYTGLKLPDTSSSWFDKNMSLKECENMCLKNCSCTAYGNLDIRMGGSGCLLWFGNLVDIREIAKDAEDQFYVRLAASELDHVEKKRRSSKKKQAGIIIGSALSVLGMIIIGLVTYVWKKKLRNQAMTKGNLGKECDNMGRKEDIELSIFDLTAIANATDNFSNNKKLGEGGFGSVYKGTLLEGKEIAVKRLSKNSGQGVIELKNEVILISKLQHRNLVKLLGYCIEENEKMLIYEYMPNKSLDSLIFDQTRSKLLNWHKRINIIVGVARGLLYLHQDSRLRIIHRDLKASNILLDNDMNPKISDFGLAKSFGGDQGDAKTNRIIGTYGYMSPEYAVHGQYSIKSDVFSFGVLILEIVSGKKNRGFSHPEHHHNLLGHAWRLWIEGRPIELIDDSVGDFTLSEMLRCIHVGLLCVQQRSEDRPNMSSVVLMLSSESLLPKPRQPGFYTDSPEADSSCSTPYSANGITFTLFEAR, translated from the exons ATGGAAGCCTTTACCTATCTTTTTGTCTTCGCAATTATATGGTCCTTCTTAAATCCTTCCAATACACTAGATACTATTACTCCAATCCAATCAATCAGAGACGGTGACACCTTAGTTTCAGCTAGTCGAAGATTTCAATTGGGATTCTTCAGCCCAGGTAATTCGAAAGGCAGATACGTGGGGATATGGTACACGAAATCTTCTGGGACAGTTGTTTGGGTAGCCAACAGAGACACTCCACTGAACGATCACTCAGGAGTTTTGAAGGTCACTAATGGAGTTGTTATCCTTCTCAACAGCACAAATAGTGTTGCTTGGTCATCTAATACATCAAGAACTTCAGAAAATCCAGTTTTAGAGCTCTTGGACAACGGAAATCTTGTTGTGAAAGATGAAAAGGTCGATGGCCCTGTGAACTATTTGTGGCAGAGTTTTGATTATCCTTGCAACACTTTCCTACCGGAAATGAAACTTGGAAAGAACTTAGTGACTGGCTTAGATAGGTTCATAACATCTTGGAAGAGCACTGATGATCCTGCTCAAGGTGAGTTTTCAATACGGTTAGATCTTCGTGGGCTTCCACAAGTGGTTGTTATGCAAGGAGACACAGTAAAGGTTCGAGCAGGATCATGGGATGGCCTTCGTCTTAATGGATATGGTTTAACACCGAATCCACTATTTGAGTATGGATTTCATTTCAATGAGAGTGAGGTCTATTATGAGTACAAAATGAGAAATAGTTCGGTGTTCTCAAGATACATCTTAAACCCATCCGGAATTGTACAACGGTTCACATGGCTGGATCGGACAAACCGTTGGGAGCTATTCTCAACAACCCCAGCAGATCAGTGTGAAAATTATGCCTTCTGTGGGGCATATGCTAGCTGCAATATTGGTAACACTCCCGTATGTGCATGCCTGGAAGGATTCTTACCCAAGTCTCCAAAAGCTTGGGATTCAGTGGATTGGTCTGATGGGTGTGTTCGAAAGACTCCATTGAATTGCAGTGATGGTCCTGATGGAGATGGCTTCCGAAAGTACACGGGGTTGAAATTGCCTGATACATCTTCTTCCTGGTTTGATAAGAATATGAGCCTCAAGgaatgtgaaaatatgtgtttgaaAAACTGCTCTTGCACAGCATATGGAAATTTGGATATCAGGATGGGAGGAAGTGGTTGCTTGCTTTGGTTTGGTAACCTAGTTGATATTAGAGAGATCGCAAAGGATGCAGAAGACCAGTTCTATGTAAGATTGGCTGCTTCAGAGCTAG ATCATGTTGAGAAAAAGAGGCGCTCCAGCAAGAAGAAACAAGCAGGAATCATAATCGGCTCTGCATTATCTGTCCTGGGAATGATAATAATTGGATTGGTAACATACGTATGGAAGAAGAAACTCAGAAACCAAG CGATGACAAAAGGAAATCTTGGGAAGGAATGTGACAATATGGGCAGGAAGGAAGACATTGAGTTATCAATATTTGATCTGACAGCCATTGCCAATGCGACTGATAACTTCTCAAACAACAAAAAGTTGGGAGAAGGTGGCTTTGGATCTGTCTACAAG GGTACATTGCTAGAGGGGAAAGAGATAGCAGTAAAAAGGCTATCAAAGAATTCTGGGCAAGGAGTGATTGAGCTCAAAAATGaagttattttaatttcaaaacttcaGCACCGCAATCTCGTGAAGCTTCTTGGCTATTGcattgaagaaaatgaaaaaatgttaATCTATGAATACATGCCTAACAAAAGCTTGGATTccttaatttttg ATCAAACGAGGAGTAAATTGCTGAATTGGCATAAGCGTATCAACATAATTGTTGGGGTTGCTAGAgggcttctctatcttcatCAAGACTCTAGATTGAGGATTATCCATAGAGATCTCAAAGCTAGCAATATCTTACTTGATAATGACATGAATCCAAAAATTTCAGACTTCGGCCTGGCCAAATCATTTGGGGGAGATCAAGGTGATGCCAAGACCAATAGGATTATTGGAACATA TGGTTATATGTCTCCTGAGTATGCAGTACATGGGCAATACTCAATAAAATCTGATGTGTTTAGCTTTGGAGTTTTAATATTAGAGATAGTCAGTGGGAAGAAGAACAGGGGATTTAGTCACCCAGAGCACCACCATAATCTTCTTGGACAT GCATGGAGACTATGGATTGAAGGTAGGCCGATTGAATTGATTGATGACTCAGTTGGTGACTTCACTCTATCCGAAATGTTACGATGCATTCATGTGGGTCTGTTATGTGTGCAACAAAGATCAGAAGATAGGCCAAACATGTCATCTGTGGTTTTAATGTTAAGTAGTGAGAGTCTATTGCCTAAGCCGAGGCAGCCGGGCTTCTACACAGATTCACCTGAAGCAGATTCTTCATGTAGCACACCTTATTCAGCAAATGGAATCACCTTTACATTGTTTGAGGCAAGGTAA
- the LOC142640701 gene encoding G-type lectin S-receptor-like serine/threonine-protein kinase At4g27290 isoform X2 produces MEAFTYLFVFAIIWSFLNPSNTLDTITPIQSIRDGDTLVSASRRFQLGFFSPGNSKGRYVGIWYTKSSGTVVWVANRDTPLNDHSGVLKVTNGVVILLNSTNSVAWSSNTSRTSENPVLELLDNGNLVVKDEKVDGPVNYLWQSFDYPCNTFLPEMKLGKNLVTGLDRFITSWKSTDDPAQGEFSIRLDLRGLPQVVVMQGDTVKVRAGSWDGLRLNGYGLTPNPLFEYGFHFNESEVYYEYKMRNSSVFSRYILNPSGIVQRFTWLDRTNRWELFSTTPADQCENYAFCGAYASCNIGNTPVCACLEGFLPKSPKAWDSVDWSDGCVRKTPLNCSDGPDGDGFRKYTGLKLPDTSSSWFDKNMSLKECENMCLKNCSCTAYGNLDIRMGGSGCLLWFGNLVDIREIAKDAEDQFYVRLAASELDHVEKKRRSSKKKQAGIIIGSALSVLGMIIIGLVTYVWKKKLRNQAMTKGNLGKECDNMGRKEDIELSIFDLTAIANATDNFSNNKKLGEGGFGSVYKGTLLEGKEIAVKRLSKNSGQGVIELKNEVILISKLQHRNLVKLLGYCIEENEKMLIYEYMPNKSLDSLIFDQTRSKLLNWHKRINIIVGVARGLLYLHQDSRLRIIHRDLKASNILLDNDMNPKISDFGLAKSFGGDQVHGQYSIKSDVFSFGVLILEIVSGKKNRGFSHPEHHHNLLGHAWRLWIEGRPIELIDDSVGDFTLSEMLRCIHVGLLCVQQRSEDRPNMSSVVLMLSSESLLPKPRQPGFYTDSPEADSSCSTPYSANGITFTLFEAR; encoded by the exons ATGGAAGCCTTTACCTATCTTTTTGTCTTCGCAATTATATGGTCCTTCTTAAATCCTTCCAATACACTAGATACTATTACTCCAATCCAATCAATCAGAGACGGTGACACCTTAGTTTCAGCTAGTCGAAGATTTCAATTGGGATTCTTCAGCCCAGGTAATTCGAAAGGCAGATACGTGGGGATATGGTACACGAAATCTTCTGGGACAGTTGTTTGGGTAGCCAACAGAGACACTCCACTGAACGATCACTCAGGAGTTTTGAAGGTCACTAATGGAGTTGTTATCCTTCTCAACAGCACAAATAGTGTTGCTTGGTCATCTAATACATCAAGAACTTCAGAAAATCCAGTTTTAGAGCTCTTGGACAACGGAAATCTTGTTGTGAAAGATGAAAAGGTCGATGGCCCTGTGAACTATTTGTGGCAGAGTTTTGATTATCCTTGCAACACTTTCCTACCGGAAATGAAACTTGGAAAGAACTTAGTGACTGGCTTAGATAGGTTCATAACATCTTGGAAGAGCACTGATGATCCTGCTCAAGGTGAGTTTTCAATACGGTTAGATCTTCGTGGGCTTCCACAAGTGGTTGTTATGCAAGGAGACACAGTAAAGGTTCGAGCAGGATCATGGGATGGCCTTCGTCTTAATGGATATGGTTTAACACCGAATCCACTATTTGAGTATGGATTTCATTTCAATGAGAGTGAGGTCTATTATGAGTACAAAATGAGAAATAGTTCGGTGTTCTCAAGATACATCTTAAACCCATCCGGAATTGTACAACGGTTCACATGGCTGGATCGGACAAACCGTTGGGAGCTATTCTCAACAACCCCAGCAGATCAGTGTGAAAATTATGCCTTCTGTGGGGCATATGCTAGCTGCAATATTGGTAACACTCCCGTATGTGCATGCCTGGAAGGATTCTTACCCAAGTCTCCAAAAGCTTGGGATTCAGTGGATTGGTCTGATGGGTGTGTTCGAAAGACTCCATTGAATTGCAGTGATGGTCCTGATGGAGATGGCTTCCGAAAGTACACGGGGTTGAAATTGCCTGATACATCTTCTTCCTGGTTTGATAAGAATATGAGCCTCAAGgaatgtgaaaatatgtgtttgaaAAACTGCTCTTGCACAGCATATGGAAATTTGGATATCAGGATGGGAGGAAGTGGTTGCTTGCTTTGGTTTGGTAACCTAGTTGATATTAGAGAGATCGCAAAGGATGCAGAAGACCAGTTCTATGTAAGATTGGCTGCTTCAGAGCTAG ATCATGTTGAGAAAAAGAGGCGCTCCAGCAAGAAGAAACAAGCAGGAATCATAATCGGCTCTGCATTATCTGTCCTGGGAATGATAATAATTGGATTGGTAACATACGTATGGAAGAAGAAACTCAGAAACCAAG CGATGACAAAAGGAAATCTTGGGAAGGAATGTGACAATATGGGCAGGAAGGAAGACATTGAGTTATCAATATTTGATCTGACAGCCATTGCCAATGCGACTGATAACTTCTCAAACAACAAAAAGTTGGGAGAAGGTGGCTTTGGATCTGTCTACAAG GGTACATTGCTAGAGGGGAAAGAGATAGCAGTAAAAAGGCTATCAAAGAATTCTGGGCAAGGAGTGATTGAGCTCAAAAATGaagttattttaatttcaaaacttcaGCACCGCAATCTCGTGAAGCTTCTTGGCTATTGcattgaagaaaatgaaaaaatgttaATCTATGAATACATGCCTAACAAAAGCTTGGATTccttaatttttg ATCAAACGAGGAGTAAATTGCTGAATTGGCATAAGCGTATCAACATAATTGTTGGGGTTGCTAGAgggcttctctatcttcatCAAGACTCTAGATTGAGGATTATCCATAGAGATCTCAAAGCTAGCAATATCTTACTTGATAATGACATGAATCCAAAAATTTCAGACTTCGGCCTGGCCAAATCATTTGGGGGAGATCAAG TACATGGGCAATACTCAATAAAATCTGATGTGTTTAGCTTTGGAGTTTTAATATTAGAGATAGTCAGTGGGAAGAAGAACAGGGGATTTAGTCACCCAGAGCACCACCATAATCTTCTTGGACAT GCATGGAGACTATGGATTGAAGGTAGGCCGATTGAATTGATTGATGACTCAGTTGGTGACTTCACTCTATCCGAAATGTTACGATGCATTCATGTGGGTCTGTTATGTGTGCAACAAAGATCAGAAGATAGGCCAAACATGTCATCTGTGGTTTTAATGTTAAGTAGTGAGAGTCTATTGCCTAAGCCGAGGCAGCCGGGCTTCTACACAGATTCACCTGAAGCAGATTCTTCATGTAGCACACCTTATTCAGCAAATGGAATCACCTTTACATTGTTTGAGGCAAGGTAA
- the LOC142639518 gene encoding uncharacterized protein LOC142639518, producing MRKSDYTGRVAKWGTKLGAYDVKYMPRTAIKGQILADFVAEFTEGQINQEDTMVTVMTIGLEHVTPWEVYMDRASNRKGAGVGVVLISPEKLVKEKSLRLGFSATNNEAEYEALLVGAQMARHLGGRIVKLYCDSRLVVGQVNGAFEAKDERMKSYLKRVKGVLSLFESFQVQQVPRGQNAHADSLAMLATSLGSKLPHMVMVEDLLTSSLTSSSAVRVHNIHVGLSWMDPIIAFLQQGVLPEDGTMAEKVRRSAPCYWLLEEQKLYRRSYAGLYLLCVHPEAVEPLLEELHEGVCGSHTGGRSLAHRAMFQGYRWSSMQRTSQEYAKKCD from the coding sequence ATGAGGAAGTCGGACTACACGGGGCGTGTAGCTAAATGGGGAACCAAGCTTGGAGCTTATGatgtcaaatatatgcctcggaCTGCGATTAAAGGGCAAATCCTTGCCGATTTCGTGGCCGAGTTCACAGAAGGTCAGATTAACCAAGAGGATACCATGGTGACAGTGATGACCATTGGACTAGAACACGTCACTCCTTGGGAAGTCTATATGGATAGGGCGTCAAATCGAAAGGGAGCCGGGGTTGGGGTCGTGTTAATTTCTCCCGAAAAGTTAGtcaaagaaaaatcattaaGGCTGGGATTCTCAGCCACAAATAATGAGGCTGAATATGAAGCTCTCTTGGTAGGCGCCCAAATGGCTAGACACTTGGGAGGAAGGATAGTAAAATTATATTGTGATTCCAGACTAGTGGTAGGGCAAGTTAATGGAGCGTTTGAGGCAAAAGATGAGCGAATGAAGAGCTATCTCAAAAGAGTCAAAGGGGTGTTAAGTTTGTTTGAGAGCTTCCAAGTACAACAAGTCCCAAGGGGACAGAACGCTCATGCTGATTCATTAGCAATGTTAGCCACGTCACTGGGCTCAAAATTACCACATATGGTCATGGTGGAGGATTTACTGACCTCTAGCTTGACAAGCAGCTCGGCGGTACGGGTTCACAATATTCATGTGGGCCTAAGTTGGATGGACCCAATCATAGCTTTCTTGCAGCAAGGTGTATTGCCTGAAGATGGAACAATGGCCGAGAAGGTACGAAGAAGTGCTCCATGTTACTGGCTGTTAGAGGAGCAGAAGCTCTATAGGCGTTCCTATGCAGGGCTGTATCTGCTTTGCGTACATCCTGAAGCTGTGGAACCTTtgttggaagaattgcatgaaggggtGTGTGGGAGCCATACCGGAGGAAGAtcattagctcatagagccatgTTTCAAGGGTATAGGTGGTCGAGCATGCAGAGAACCTCTCAAGAGTATGCCAAGAAATGTGATTAG